One segment of Candidatus Zixiibacteriota bacterium DNA contains the following:
- a CDS encoding PorV/PorQ family protein: MTRNSRKTLALSLALFILMVVGCSEVAVAKDYNHAMPFLRMGVGARALGMGGAYVAVADDATAGYWNPAGLSHVGKFSFSSMIAANMGVDRKYNYLSIAGGGFRFGTIGFSWLNAGTSDIASYTSNGVREADFNANDHAFLFSWGNNMATDLALGVTAKVVYQKIDDYTKTGVGFDVGVLYNISSTAQLGITAADLGTKVGDYVPMTFRVGAVVFPTTGFTIPIEIEKVQHRSEIKLRAGAEYATQFGTNYWGAVRGGVNDGDFTIGAGLKIAGRYSIDYAYITEASDAFGENHRISLTVDIP; the protein is encoded by the coding sequence ATGACGAGAAACTCAAGAAAGACGTTAGCTTTAAGCTTAGCGCTTTTCATCCTGATGGTGGTGGGTTGCTCAGAGGTTGCTGTAGCCAAGGACTACAACCATGCAATGCCATTTCTGCGCATGGGTGTGGGGGCGCGTGCTCTTGGTATGGGTGGTGCCTACGTAGCCGTGGCAGATGACGCTACGGCGGGCTACTGGAACCCGGCAGGCCTATCACATGTTGGAAAATTCTCCTTCTCCAGCATGATTGCTGCGAATATGGGAGTGGATCGGAAGTACAACTATCTGTCAATCGCAGGTGGGGGCTTCCGTTTCGGTACGATCGGCTTCTCCTGGCTCAATGCCGGGACTTCGGACATCGCGTCATATACGTCTAACGGAGTTCGTGAAGCTGATTTCAACGCTAACGATCATGCGTTCCTGTTCTCGTGGGGCAACAACATGGCTACAGATCTGGCGTTGGGTGTGACTGCAAAGGTCGTCTATCAGAAGATTGACGACTACACGAAGACGGGCGTAGGCTTCGATGTCGGCGTTCTGTACAACATCAGCAGTACTGCCCAATTGGGTATCACTGCTGCCGATCTCGGTACGAAAGTCGGTGACTATGTTCCGATGACGTTCCGTGTCGGAGCGGTTGTCTTCCCGACCACAGGCTTCACCATTCCGATCGAGATTGAGAAGGTTCAGCATCGTTCTGAGATCAAGCTCAGAGCAGGTGCTGAATATGCCACTCAGTTCGGAACGAACTACTGGGGAGCGGTCCGCGGTGGTGTCAATGATGGTGATTTCACTATCGGTGCCGGTCTGAAGATCGCCGGAAGATACAGCATTGATTATGCTTACATCACTGAAGCTAGCGATGCGTTCGGAGAAAACCACAGGATAAGTCTCACGGTCGACATTCCATAG
- a CDS encoding T9SS type A sorting domain-containing protein translates to MKHVRNLFLLLVAGLMLTSTAWAQGDLSLGGGNGDDLSAGIVVTTFSGSASTTVQLMHPYHVDTDLDSAYTDAIVLDTIHTVSARTNGARAFKFHIANLEASQDTLEAITIASFNDEPYMFENIYLYRDANVTHAGATKIAEILNIGASSSFSENTLLQFTGLHDTIPAGDTVYYYFSVDIDSAMVDATWNDEYAGLKIFQNGITLANAGVAPTGVTDTLRYNSGGTWPHTTETSTGYVGDGRVLVFDTKPPELTINFALAADNDSCGGNGIVNLGDSIFITAWDTVGEFETYKAYASIQVFGGGSAQVFTDTLVSGSDSAMTLGWKLPEASITPALDVAAGFWYLVVKVEDMAGNQLTDSLLVPFAIDNQKPVFDGDSVWVSLVGDGNGDGIAAVGDTVQIYAYMTGNAYGEVITVQADLTNWGYAGWTTLDDASGDRRFTAQKVLTAGALDLIADSSGSRFWVWAWDNACNWNVDSNVAHFAIDNQPPAAPVSFTYTRNLDLDSNNVINIGDEVKFTLDASTTPDLIATCEVMLDLFMSGLGGSQTQCVEDTLVTGEYSYTWTVADGGAFGVDTAASLHTVEATLEDDAGNTTVATSSVIIFPVDTRSPLPVTALTPSQGACAINLSWTAGNPDDSLYLVFWDGGDGVWDAADTTSAVGSSTTTSWTTDGTVILTHGTTYQFVVRTIDDANNREWNFTRVSQVADCEAPTACINFPASGGMYGITNPMTVVAESPDPDINGATLFVRDADLGTGTPGAWISLGGMTQVGGGQQFTMTVTNALMLGAFPGATADDTYEFAIAAVDDVGNVTTAPAGYIACGAYSFTWFYTGLPVVVLDVNDTVSPQSTCGYNVTRDANNVVEIDVTDFIAGEEFIVSVTVDDTSWANRVFYDEAVTTMPYTFNLDCTNFPKGTEDVTVKVTRSDGKIGWVMFEVCTPDEDAAWGMITAPVDGQRVRRMNSALQPLFVTAMVNPNSYDPSSVTRVDFEHSLEYDAAYSVFDVQTVPVSGVYTASWDNRAFAGDAIVYLRAKFYDDVQNTSYTPVITVQLDSTATDIMLTCPNAASINGVSMLAGVVDFYAEIQESYNDFASLKLYTKPSWNPDIFTNWTLIGTMGPATDEGVYVWYNFNTATLSDIYNDFRVIATDITGNVMWDYDADGFPDDNTFDALNVNSDGTWMVDNSPADFAFRQFESGGVTFYTPSTKLMGAGSVFAQAREDMTVWSQTIPMADSFEVTRVNYYWLNSGTLTPLAQVGPEPWYEATFNPYDLGIYTDANVENNFYGGSSLVVQKEDSLNRAFVADTIAITILDVDPNQALISSLTWEQYVWGNVSLTAAALNGYQLRKVVYEYMEDGGSTWMPIDSSSSQGTFPITWPTLGNVADGWVWVRAVAVDSSFNRDANPTATKIYIANALPTVTMTAPQGVADSGFIGAGYTFGASADNGDIPIDSIWFQYKNVLSGSWTTWARDYYPPYSATLGSPTDGAYHFRVRAWNRAGRYTDSDRWTFYYDAVNPVIAATQIAGQDVEAGNDPALDLTGMDTIWVEGSFFDNGSSTGANSGMAAVAFEIRNSTGSQMMYSLIDPATDGIHGAWFNISGLSTGTYRFYFYGWDAVGNADTVGPVSGSITDQSAPWTSIVGYHDGRLYGFDWSSDASYVLFEYNNGNGWYGVGTGAVAVSDFWWTEFDASSVNGDLQFRMQATDGSGNTLPGNALIIDAVADGAGGLVFEAGEELSGLATYKNYEDDYFELVLRVAAASGDAPAALGVYEQAGSFSYESISLNENLQGEYFQEDVHPDAVYCDGMAVFMVGAADGASAQYTTVNTYTFYDDLGTNGTVYGNGGSASVYIPDGTYGGCLTVLETWLPRSGAQQDTWQPVPNENGLAHFIGCYEEYDAPIKGNGGDLSLFTPCCFPDNRYAVINMTFDSDVPAESLLVVRWNADYSEWNRSGIYFLNGDAGFYTVGEQRWVEFSTDCLYGIYAVVAIVPDDDPGPVTIEFFDAYPLCNDFVGPYNPYYYGEWDADWEETPKFVFKVVDEFAGTSESNFDFVVKLNGTYIHRNGSDSEMWNTNYDGVSQLLGIWMNNDAPALPCGTNTLWISATNDQNNTATLTWTFEVDCTPPTVVFENYYVSKNPTITFTIDDGEGAGVDWDHVFVDVVAIQTTSTDPMNPNQTEQLFFLGTFFPGQVDYYRDGNTITITTHYELEHKRAIGVAIYDGTRSDNTAYYSEGDPVAYGEWDEYYLHGHGVWDCVDNVTDPWFQILAVDYFGPSVFAQGESESNLFDALPKTCPVMIQVVDDGAGIESIEVLEDGVAIDEVAGDLEAGQYSFDEESGYISYCPTAGVQTTIIAYDDTGNKTVRTWSAFGPGDYTDAGDAYNFPNPFDPSAGEETTIVTGFNGNGITIKIYDFGGELVRSLLAGQTTWKGRTDDGELVANGVYFAYVQTADGNHKTVKIAVIEK, encoded by the coding sequence ATGAAACACGTTCGCAACTTATTCTTACTCCTTGTGGCCGGGTTGATGCTTACAAGCACCGCCTGGGCGCAGGGGGACCTTTCGCTCGGAGGAGGAAATGGCGACGACCTGTCGGCTGGAATAGTAGTGACTACATTCTCCGGCTCGGCAAGTACGACGGTGCAACTGATGCACCCGTACCACGTCGACACGGATCTTGACTCCGCCTATACCGATGCTATTGTCTTGGACACAATCCACACGGTGTCGGCAAGGACCAACGGAGCCAGGGCTTTCAAGTTTCACATTGCAAACCTGGAAGCTTCTCAGGATACTCTCGAAGCCATTACGATTGCCTCGTTCAATGACGAGCCGTACATGTTCGAGAACATCTATCTTTATCGCGACGCCAATGTTACACACGCTGGCGCCACGAAGATAGCGGAAATCCTGAATATAGGCGCGTCTAGCTCCTTCTCAGAAAATACACTGCTGCAATTCACCGGTCTTCATGACACGATTCCAGCAGGCGACACCGTCTACTATTACTTCTCGGTGGACATTGACTCAGCAATGGTCGATGCGACCTGGAATGACGAGTATGCCGGTTTGAAGATCTTCCAGAATGGTATCACTCTGGCAAACGCCGGAGTCGCTCCGACTGGAGTGACCGACACGTTGAGATACAATTCTGGTGGAACCTGGCCGCACACCACCGAGACCAGTACCGGCTATGTCGGTGATGGCCGCGTGCTGGTTTTCGATACGAAGCCGCCAGAGTTGACGATCAATTTCGCACTCGCTGCTGACAATGACAGTTGCGGCGGTAACGGAATAGTGAACCTTGGTGACTCGATATTCATTACCGCATGGGATACGGTAGGCGAGTTCGAGACATACAAAGCCTACGCTTCCATACAGGTGTTTGGAGGCGGGTCGGCTCAGGTATTCACCGATACACTTGTATCCGGTTCTGACTCGGCCATGACTCTCGGATGGAAACTTCCGGAGGCGTCAATAACACCCGCTTTGGATGTTGCCGCCGGATTCTGGTACCTGGTTGTCAAAGTGGAAGACATGGCAGGCAACCAGTTAACGGATTCACTTCTGGTCCCATTCGCAATCGACAACCAGAAGCCGGTATTCGATGGCGACTCGGTATGGGTCAGTTTGGTCGGAGATGGGAATGGCGACGGCATCGCTGCTGTCGGAGACACCGTTCAAATCTACGCATACATGACCGGCAACGCATACGGCGAGGTTATTACGGTTCAGGCAGATCTCACGAATTGGGGTTATGCCGGCTGGACAACTCTCGATGACGCCTCGGGCGATCGTCGATTCACTGCCCAGAAGGTACTTACCGCCGGAGCGCTTGATCTTATAGCTGACTCTTCAGGATCACGTTTCTGGGTATGGGCATGGGATAATGCGTGTAACTGGAATGTAGATTCTAATGTGGCTCACTTCGCAATTGACAATCAGCCGCCTGCGGCTCCAGTGAGCTTCACATACACTCGTAATCTTGATCTCGACTCCAACAATGTTATCAATATCGGAGACGAAGTTAAGTTTACGCTTGATGCTTCAACCACCCCGGATCTGATTGCGACCTGTGAGGTCATGTTGGATCTGTTTATGTCCGGTCTTGGCGGAAGTCAGACGCAGTGCGTGGAGGACACTCTCGTAACCGGTGAGTACTCCTACACCTGGACAGTCGCCGATGGCGGCGCGTTCGGCGTGGACACTGCGGCCAGTCTGCACACGGTCGAAGCGACTCTGGAAGATGACGCCGGTAATACCACCGTTGCTACAAGCAGCGTGATCATTTTCCCGGTCGACACCAGATCACCTCTGCCAGTAACCGCCTTGACTCCGTCGCAGGGTGCCTGCGCTATCAACCTGAGTTGGACTGCAGGCAATCCCGATGACTCGCTTTACCTGGTCTTCTGGGACGGCGGCGACGGCGTGTGGGATGCTGCTGATACGACTTCAGCAGTCGGTTCCTCCACGACCACTTCCTGGACAACCGATGGTACGGTCATTCTGACTCACGGAACGACATATCAATTCGTGGTTCGTACAATCGATGACGCTAACAACCGCGAGTGGAATTTCACGCGCGTTTCTCAGGTAGCTGATTGCGAAGCTCCAACGGCTTGCATCAACTTCCCGGCGTCAGGCGGAATGTACGGAATCACGAATCCGATGACGGTCGTGGCAGAGTCACCCGATCCTGATATTAATGGAGCGACTCTCTTCGTTCGCGATGCCGATCTTGGAACCGGCACTCCGGGCGCATGGATTTCGCTCGGCGGAATGACCCAGGTAGGTGGCGGACAGCAGTTCACCATGACTGTTACCAACGCTTTGATGCTTGGAGCATTCCCGGGTGCGACCGCTGACGATACATACGAGTTCGCAATTGCTGCGGTTGATGACGTAGGAAATGTGACAACAGCTCCTGCCGGATATATCGCGTGTGGAGCCTACAGTTTCACTTGGTTCTACACAGGTCTGCCGGTTGTGGTGCTTGACGTGAATGACACCGTGTCACCACAGAGCACCTGCGGCTATAACGTCACTCGTGACGCGAACAACGTGGTAGAGATTGACGTGACCGACTTCATCGCAGGCGAAGAGTTTATCGTCTCCGTGACCGTCGATGACACAAGCTGGGCGAACAGAGTGTTCTACGACGAGGCCGTCACTACGATGCCTTACACGTTCAACCTCGATTGCACGAACTTCCCGAAGGGCACCGAAGACGTCACCGTCAAGGTAACCCGTTCCGATGGCAAGATCGGCTGGGTAATGTTCGAAGTTTGCACACCTGATGAAGATGCAGCGTGGGGTATGATCACCGCTCCGGTCGACGGCCAGAGAGTTCGCCGCATGAACAGTGCACTACAGCCACTGTTTGTCACGGCGATGGTGAATCCGAACTCCTATGATCCTTCGTCGGTGACACGTGTCGACTTTGAGCATTCGCTCGAATACGATGCTGCCTACAGCGTGTTTGATGTCCAGACCGTTCCGGTCTCAGGCGTCTACACTGCATCGTGGGATAACCGCGCATTCGCGGGCGACGCAATTGTCTACCTGCGTGCGAAGTTCTATGATGATGTTCAGAATACTTCATACACACCGGTAATCACGGTTCAGCTCGATTCGACGGCTACGGACATTATGCTTACCTGTCCGAACGCCGCTTCGATCAACGGCGTCAGCATGTTGGCCGGAGTGGTCGACTTCTACGCTGAGATTCAGGAGAGCTACAATGACTTCGCGTCGCTTAAGCTCTATACGAAGCCGAGCTGGAATCCGGACATCTTCACGAACTGGACTTTGATCGGTACGATGGGTCCGGCGACTGATGAAGGCGTGTATGTATGGTACAACTTCAATACAGCCACTCTGTCGGATATCTACAATGATTTCCGCGTAATAGCCACCGACATAACCGGCAATGTTATGTGGGACTATGACGCAGATGGCTTCCCGGATGACAACACATTTGATGCCCTGAACGTCAACTCAGACGGCACCTGGATGGTTGACAACTCACCGGCCGACTTTGCCTTCAGGCAATTCGAGTCTGGTGGAGTCACCTTCTACACACCGTCGACGAAGTTGATGGGTGCGGGTTCGGTGTTCGCACAGGCAAGAGAGGACATGACGGTTTGGTCGCAGACCATCCCAATGGCCGACTCTTTTGAGGTCACCAGAGTTAACTACTACTGGTTGAACTCCGGCACGCTGACTCCTCTGGCTCAGGTTGGACCGGAGCCGTGGTACGAAGCCACCTTTAACCCGTACGATCTCGGCATCTACACGGACGCAAACGTCGAAAACAACTTCTACGGTGGCAGCTCTCTGGTTGTCCAGAAGGAAGACAGTCTCAACAGAGCGTTCGTAGCCGATACAATCGCAATCACGATTCTCGACGTCGATCCTAATCAGGCGCTGATTTCCAGCCTCACCTGGGAACAGTACGTATGGGGTAACGTCAGCCTGACGGCTGCCGCCCTCAACGGCTACCAGCTCAGAAAAGTCGTCTATGAATATATGGAAGACGGCGGATCTACCTGGATGCCGATCGACTCATCGAGCAGCCAAGGCACTTTCCCGATCACCTGGCCAACACTCGGCAATGTCGCCGATGGTTGGGTTTGGGTGAGAGCTGTTGCGGTTGATTCTTCATTCAATCGTGATGCAAACCCGACTGCGACCAAGATCTACATCGCGAATGCACTGCCGACAGTGACAATGACTGCTCCACAAGGCGTTGCCGACTCCGGCTTCATCGGTGCAGGTTACACATTCGGCGCGTCAGCCGACAACGGCGACATTCCGATCGACTCGATCTGGTTCCAGTACAAGAACGTACTGAGCGGATCGTGGACAACCTGGGCACGTGATTACTACCCACCATACTCGGCAACACTGGGCAGCCCGACGGACGGTGCCTATCACTTCAGAGTGAGGGCCTGGAACCGTGCAGGACGCTACACTGATTCCGACAGGTGGACATTCTACTATGATGCGGTCAACCCGGTTATTGCTGCCACACAGATCGCCGGTCAGGATGTCGAGGCTGGTAATGATCCCGCGCTCGATCTGACTGGAATGGATACGATTTGGGTGGAAGGCTCATTCTTTGATAATGGTTCCTCAACTGGGGCCAATTCAGGAATGGCCGCGGTCGCATTTGAGATCAGAAACAGCACCGGCTCCCAGATGATGTACAGCCTGATCGATCCGGCAACGGACGGCATCCACGGAGCCTGGTTCAATATCTCCGGACTCTCGACCGGAACCTACAGGTTCTATTTCTACGGTTGGGATGCTGTTGGAAATGCCGACACGGTTGGCCCGGTCAGTGGTTCTATCACTGATCAGTCCGCACCGTGGACATCAATTGTCGGTTACCATGATGGAAGACTGTACGGCTTTGACTGGTCCAGTGATGCCTCGTATGTGCTCTTCGAGTACAACAATGGCAATGGCTGGTACGGAGTTGGTACAGGCGCCGTCGCCGTAAGCGACTTCTGGTGGACTGAGTTCGATGCGAGCTCGGTTAATGGCGACCTCCAGTTCCGCATGCAGGCCACTGATGGTTCAGGCAATACCCTTCCGGGTAATGCATTGATTATCGATGCTGTCGCAGATGGCGCGGGTGGTCTGGTGTTCGAAGCCGGCGAGGAACTCTCCGGTCTCGCAACATACAAGAACTACGAGGATGACTACTTCGAATTGGTACTCCGAGTGGCGGCCGCTTCAGGTGACGCACCGGCTGCGCTGGGTGTTTACGAACAGGCAGGAAGTTTCTCGTATGAATCTATCTCGCTGAACGAAAACCTCCAGGGTGAGTATTTCCAGGAAGATGTTCATCCTGATGCGGTATACTGTGACGGTATGGCGGTGTTCATGGTTGGTGCCGCGGATGGTGCCAGTGCCCAGTACACCACTGTCAATACGTACACATTCTACGATGATCTGGGTACGAACGGTACCGTTTATGGCAACGGCGGAAGCGCTTCGGTTTACATACCGGACGGCACTTACGGTGGATGTCTGACGGTTCTCGAAACATGGCTGCCGAGATCCGGCGCTCAGCAGGATACCTGGCAACCTGTGCCGAATGAGAACGGACTCGCCCACTTCATCGGTTGTTATGAAGAGTACGATGCACCGATCAAGGGTAACGGCGGCGACCTGAGTCTGTTCACACCTTGCTGCTTCCCGGATAATCGCTATGCAGTCATCAATATGACGTTCGATTCCGATGTTCCGGCCGAGTCGCTGTTGGTTGTTCGTTGGAACGCCGACTACTCGGAATGGAACCGTAGCGGAATCTACTTCCTCAATGGCGATGCCGGATTCTACACGGTTGGTGAACAGCGGTGGGTTGAGTTCTCAACCGACTGTCTGTACGGTATCTATGCTGTAGTCGCAATCGTACCTGATGACGACCCGGGTCCGGTTACCATCGAGTTCTTCGATGCATATCCATTATGCAACGATTTCGTTGGTCCGTACAACCCGTATTACTACGGCGAGTGGGATGCCGACTGGGAGGAAACTCCGAAGTTCGTCTTCAAGGTGGTCGATGAATTCGCAGGCACTTCGGAGTCCAACTTCGACTTCGTGGTCAAACTGAACGGTACATACATCCACAGAAACGGTAGCGATTCCGAGATGTGGAATACCAATTACGACGGGGTCAGCCAGTTGTTGGGTATCTGGATGAACAACGATGCTCCTGCATTGCCATGTGGCACTAACACACTTTGGATCAGTGCCACCAACGATCAGAACAACACTGCAACGCTGACATGGACGTTCGAGGTTGATTGCACTCCTCCGACAGTGGTATTCGAGAACTACTATGTCTCGAAGAACCCGACGATCACATTCACGATCGATGACGGCGAAGGCGCCGGTGTCGATTGGGATCACGTATTCGTCGACGTCGTAGCGATTCAGACAACCAGCACGGATCCGATGAATCCGAATCAGACCGAGCAGTTGTTCTTCCTCGGCACGTTCTTCCCGGGTCAGGTAGATTACTACCGCGATGGAAACACGATCACGATCACGACTCACTACGAGCTTGAACACAAGCGCGCAATTGGTGTCGCGATCTACGACGGCACACGTAGTGACAACACTGCCTACTATAGCGAAGGTGACCCGGTCGCCTACGGCGAATGGGATGAATACTACCTGCACGGTCACGGTGTCTGGGATTGCGTGGACAACGTAACCGATCCGTGGTTCCAGATTCTGGCTGTCGACTACTTCGGCCCGTCTGTCTTCGCTCAGGGCGAAAGCGAGTCGAATCTGTTCGATGCGCTTCCGAAGACGTGTCCGGTCATGATCCAGGTCGTAGATGACGGCGCCGGTATCGAGAGCATCGAGGTACTCGAGGATGGCGTCGCAATCGATGAGGTCGCAGGCGATCTCGAAGCTGGTCAGTACAGCTTCGACGAGGAATCCGGCTACATCTCGTACTGTCCGACAGCGGGAGTACAGACGACAATCATCGCTTACGATGATACCGGCAACAAGACCGTTCGTACATGGTCGGCCTTCGGTCCGGGTGATTACACCGACGCCGGAGATGCGTACAACTTCCCGAACCCGTTTGACCCGAGTGCTGGAGAAGAGACGACGATCGTCACGGGCTTCAACGGCAACGGGATCACGATCAAGATCTACGATTTTGGTGGTGAGCTTGTACGGTCACTACTGGCTGGTCAGACCACCTGGAAAGGTCGTACCGATGACGGTGAGCTCGTTGCGAATGGTGTCTATTTCGCATACGTCCAAACCGCCGACGGCAATCACAAGACCGTGAAGATTGCCGTTATAGAAAAGTAA